A part of Synchiropus splendidus isolate RoL2022-P1 chromosome 19, RoL_Sspl_1.0, whole genome shotgun sequence genomic DNA contains:
- the tanc2a gene encoding protein TANC2 isoform X2, with the protein MFRNSLKMLLGSKSRKNNSSAGGSSMDSEGSEVRMMEGFTRSLPSSPLLHFRLAKRAPGEEEELGPPPTVDEAADALMTRLGFLLGEKVVSGEPESVYHGQAQRISPSSSLASSGASPCSTLQPPADGDGNNHNKLVSNRASVTSPSSTLESRDSGIIATLTSYSADSAVEREESAKRPGEGSQGGSLNVWRSSGRPVVASSSSASMVAAGSSGEGFRYRGEENMAASTYSLNKLHPDWGLDSARLSGSTHSIPLCLLPRPNSVAATSSAHLEDLAYLDEQARHIPSRTSLRMPRQNSGSRAQQENRVRFTPSLNLKPLHFEVPGLSSDWMFAGREWLFQEVDACLRGDNPSSNRGVVIVGNMGFGKTAIIARLVALSCHGSRMWPSTPASQTLPKHADSFSDSLARGEGQDAGGSCPGTPEMKRRQQEALRRLAAQVVSYHFCQADNCHSCLVPEFVHNMAATLSDSPQLVAYRDLLHRSPQLQSALSLRSCIQDPSAALERGILEPLEGLCRDRKIHVEGAGLILLIDGLNEAEFHRPDYGDTLTSFLSRNIQKFPPWLKVITTVRSTQQEITRSLPFHHVSLDQMEENSAIDQDLESYLMQRINSSAEIQSNMSLSNGRLDNMAIVKLVSHLKSLSRGSYLYLKLTLDLIEAGFLVLKSSSFKVVPVSLAEVYLLQLNMRFPTQSSFQRVLPLLNVSVASLHPLTDQQLFEVVNAGALSGGSMLWSEFVQRLEQLSSFLLRRSDGTRMLNHTSFREWLVWREDGQDDRFLCDPRSGHTLLAFWLCRQEGKLNRQQTLELGHHILKAHIYKGLSKKLGVSSSVLQGLWLSYSTESVSSALSSLRNLYTPNIKVSRLLIMGGADVDHRTDVLNSAPLLCVHAHLGHRDAVALLLDHGAQVDTRSHDGLTALGFAASAGHMEVVSMLIQHRAKVGHVDGSGRCVLVHVAQRGHLQVLRFLLKHTVEWNCTTCCGQRGVSRSQAVQQALIAAASAGHAEIVSYLLDRPEEEQREEERVEVNSPDSLWGETALTSAAGGGRLSVCRLLLENGGAVQQASKRGITPLFSAVKRGHWKVVELLLKHGADVNTMDQQGRTALMMAASEGHITTAQLLLDHGASLDRADREGLTALSWACLKGQLPLVQELVERGAATTHSDRSGRTPLDLAAFRGDPEVVQHLVDHGASVEHVDSSGMRPLDRAVGCRNTSAVIALLKKGAQIGPATWAMATSKPDILMVLLSKLIQEGDKLYKQGKVREAAQSYQSALQKFPGDELKTFRQLRVSVLLNLSRCRRKMNDFGLAEEFATKALELKAKSYEAFYARARAKRSRRQFHAALEDLIEASRLCPANREIQRLLARVKEECRQSGQQQDPSLHVCPQNQSYVESRSRDSACLQGQDREAHTEEEGEEEEDKLHEREVEMYPQSSESLDHPGGPMGSSLSPTHSYHHSSSPTHLPPSSLHQTSPPPSYQCYSPATSPMHHQQRAAPEVFSVLQQQPTSFYQSENNQQLQHHLASQRSFQNPQAHWQQQPRGQMPRPAQPGLVFGSSAYAQFGQLPPELSELAQSPQVQAGLGSGGAYRLDDAEADLVGQSRPAASYSRSSNIGTHRFGQPRQFNRNQSKAAYYPMEVTEATMTPTEGLPLSPDHQYYNQARRPLSAHPTSAPAPAPRPLIHSQSHSVQFSSSTSSNNLPSGQQSARGPGFRTSASTQHMDLPPDLGGPPGYHEDLLEMVGGGTFPGEGGRSTRNTPFMGVMDKSVRVQQQYPQQPPPSSSTLSPSRSWAVSSVDTVITSPTKTPTTQPLPYSIAYHNHSNNNAHNGHQYHDNQRHFYDVMPGTRPLGDTSMKVASQNPSFFDVKLARTLPVIHSYSDRANDRKTGPTSPVKPKRPFVESNV; encoded by the exons gtgaggaggaggagttagGACCTCCACCCACGGTGGACGAGGCAGCCGACGCTCTCATGACCCGACTGGGTTTTCTGCTGGGAGAGAAGGTCGTGAGCGGAGAACCCGAGTCCGTGTACCATGGTCAGGCGCAg AGGatttctccatcctccagtctgGCCAGCAGCGGTGCCTCCCCTTGCTCCACACTGCAGCCCCCTGCTGACGGAGATGGGAACAACCACAACAAGCTTGTCTCCAACAGGGCCTCAGTCACCTCCCCCTCTTCAACCCTGGAGAGCCGGGACAGCGGCATCATCG CTACACTGACCAGCTACTCAGCTGACTCGGCAGTGGAGCGCGAGGAGAGCGCCAAGCGGCCTGGAGAGGGCTCTCAGGGCGGCAGCCTGAacgtgtggaggagcagcgggcGGCCCGTGGTGGCATCCAGCTCCTCCGCCTCCATGGTGGCAGCGGGAAGCTCCGGCGAAGGGTTCCGCTACAGAGGGGAGGAGAACATGGCTGCCTCCACCTACAGCCTCAACAAGCTCCACCCAGACTGGGGCCTCGACTCGGCCCGCTTGTCCGGCTCCACCCACTCCATCCCGCTCTGCCTCTTGCCCCGCCCAAACTCTGTTGCAG CCACCAGCTCGGCTCACTTGGAGGACCTGGCCTACCTGGATGAGCAGGCCAGACACATCCCCTCGAGGACGTCGCTCAGAATGCCCCGGCAGAATTCAGGGAGCCGCGCTCAGCAGGAGAACAGAG TTCGCTTCACGCCGTCCCTCAACCTGAAGCCGCTGCACTTCGAGGTTCCCGGCCTCTCGTCTGACTGGATGTTCGCCGGGAGGGAGTGGCTCTTCCAGGAGGTGGATGCCTGTCTCCGAGGCGACAACCCGTCGTCGAACCGGGGCGTGGTCATCGTCGGGAACATGGGCTTCGGCAAAACGGCCATCATCGCCCGGCTGGTGGCGCTCAGCTGTCACGGGAGCCGCATGTGGCCGAGCACTCCGGCGAGCCAGACCTTGCCGAAAC ATGCTGACTCGTTCTCCGATTCCCTGGCCAGAGGAGAGGGACAGGACGCAGGAGGAAGCTGTCCTGGGACtccagagatgaagaggaggcagcaggaggcgctgaggAGGCTCGCAGCTCAG GTGGTCTCCTACCACTTCTGCCAGGCCGATAACTGCCACTCATGTCTGGTTCCCGAGTTCGTCCACAACATGGCGGCGACGCTGAGCGACAGCCCTCAGCTGGTGGCGTACCGTGACCTCCTGCACCGCTCACCGCAGCTCCAGAGCGCGCTGAGTCTGCGCTCCTGCATCCAGGACCCCAGCGCCGCCCTGGAGAGGGGCATCCTGGAGCCTCTGGAGGGTCTCTGCCGGGACAGGAAGATTCACGTGGAGGGGGCGGGCCTTATTTTACTGATTGACGGGCTGAACGAGGCGGAGTTTCATCGGCCGGACTACGGCGACACGCTGACCTCCTTCCTGTCCAGGAACATCCAGAAGTTTCCACCGTGGCTGAAGGTCATCACCACTGTCAGGAGCACGCAGCAG GAGATCACTCGCTCGCTGCCCTTTCATCACGTCTCTTTGGACCAGATGGAGGAGAACAGTGCCATCGACCAGGACCTGGAG AGCTACCTGATGCAGCGCATCAACAGCAGCGCGGAGATTCAGAGCAACATGTCCCTCAGCAACGGTCGCCTGGACAACATGGCCATCGTGAAGCTGGTGAGCCACCTGAAGAGCCTGAGCCGAGGCTCCTACCTGTACCTGAAGCTCACCCTGGACCTGATCGAGGCCGGGTTCCTGGTGCTGAAGAGCTCCAGCTTCAAG GTCGTCCCCGTCAGTCTGGCCGAGGTTTACCTGCTGCAGCTCAACATGCGCTTCCCCACTCAGTCGTCCTTCCAAAGAGTTCTGCCGCTGCTCAACGTCAGCGTGGCGTCCCTGCACCCGCTGACCGACCAGCAG CTCTTTGAGGTGGTGAACGCCGGCGCTCTGAGCGGAGGGTCGATGCTGTGGAGCGAGTTCGTGCAGCGCCTGGAGCAGCTCTCTTCCTTCCTGCTGCGGCGCTCCGACGGCACCCGCATGCTCAACCACACCTCCTTCAGGGAGTGGCTGGTGTGGCGGGAGGACGGCCAGGACGACCGCTTCCTCTGCGACCCCCG GAGCGGACACACGCTGCTGGCCTTCTGGCTCTGCAGGCAGGAGGGGAAGCTGAACCGGCAGCAGACGCTGGAGCTCGGACATCACATCCTCAAGGCTCACATCTACAAG GGTCTCAGTAAGAAGCTGGGGGTCTCCTCATCCGTGCTGCAGGGGCTGTGGCTGTCCTACAGCACAGAGAGCGTGAGCAGCGCTCTGTCCTCTCTGAGGAACCTCTACACCCCGAACATCAAG GTGAGTCGTCTGCTCATCATGGGCGGCGCTGATGTGGATCACCGCACCGACGTCCTCAACAGCGCCCCGCTGCTGTGCGTCCACGCTCACCTGGGTCACCGGGACGCcgtggctctgctgctggaccACGGGGCTCAG GTGGACaccaggtcacatgacggccTGACCGCGCTGGGATTCGCCGCCTCGGCCGGACACATGGAGGTGGTCAGCATGCTGATTCAGCACAGAGCGAAG GTGGGTCACGTGGATGGTTCGGGCCGGTGTGTTTTGGTGCACGTGGCTCAGCGGGGCCACCTGCAGGTGCTGCGCTTCCTGCTGAAGCACACCGTGGAGTGGAACTGCACCACCTGCTGCGGCCAGAGGGGGGTGAGCCGGAGCCAGGCAGTGCAGCAGGCCCTGATCGCTGCAGCCAGTGCGGGACACGCTGAG ATTGTTTCATATCTGCTGGATCGTCCTGAGGAAGAGCAGCGAGAGGAAGAGCGAGTGGAGGTCAACAGTCCGGACAGTCTGTGGGGGGAGACAG CGCTGACGTCGGCAGCAGGAGGCGGGCGCTTGTCGGTCTGCAGGCTCCTCCTGGAGAACGGAGGTGCTGTCCAGCAAGCCAGCAAACGAGGCATCACGCCGCTGTTCAGTGCTGTGAAACGAGGTCACTGGAAG gtggtggagctgctgctcaaaCACGGAGCGGACGTCAACACGATGGATCAGCAGGGTCGAACTGCTCTGATGATGGCAGCATCCGAGGGTCACATCACCAcggctcagctgctgctggatcaCG GAGCTTCACTGGACCGGGCCGACCGGGAGGGTCTGACTGCTCTGAGCTGGGCCTGTCTGAAGGGTCAGCTGCCGctggttcaggagctggtggagaGGGGAGCTGCCACCACGCACTCGGACCGCAGCGGCCGGACTCCTCTGGACCTGGCTGCCTTCAGAGGAGATCCAGAAGTG GTGCAGCACCTGGTTGACCACGGCGCCTCTGTGGAGCATGTGGACTCCAGCGGGATGAGACCTCTGGACCGGGCTGTGGGCTGCAGGAACACCTCCGCTGTCATTGCGCTGCTCAAGAAGGGAGCGCAGATCG GACCAGCCACCTGGGCCATGGCCACCTCCAAACCTGACATTTTGATGGTTCTTCTGAGCAAACTGATCCAGGAAGGAGACAAACTGTACAAG CAAGGGAAGGTGCGAGAGGCAGCTCAGTCCTATCAGTCAGCGCTGCAGAAGTTCCCTGGAGACGAGCTGAAGACCTTCAGGCAGCTGAGAGTGTCGGTGCTGCTCAACCTGTCGCGCTGCCGTCGCAAGATGAAC GACTTCGGCCTCGCTGAGGAGTTTGCCACTAAAGCGCTGGAGCTAAAAGCGAAATCGTACGAAGCGTTCTACGCCAGAGCACGAGCCAAACGTAGCCGCAG ACAGTTCCATGCAGCGCTGGAGGACCTGATTGAGGCCAGTCGTCTTTGTCCTGCCAACCGGGAAATCCAGAGGCTGCTGGCACGGGTCAAGGAGGAGTGTCGTCAGTCGGGCCAACAGCAGGACCCGTCGCTTCACGTCTGTCCACAGAATCAGTCTTACGTCGAGTCCAGAAGCCGTGACTCCGCATGCTTGCAGGGCCAAGACCGGGAAGCCCACACtgaggaagagggggaggaggaggaagacaagctGCATGAGAGGGAAGTGGAGATGTATCCCCAAAGCTCGGAATCGCTGGATCATCCTGGTGGACCGATGGGGTCTTCGCTGTCCCCGACTCACTCATATCATCACTCCTCCAGTCCCACCCACCTCCCGCCATCTAGTCTCCATCAGACTTCTCCTCCGCCCTCCTACCAGTGCTACAGTCCTGCAACATCCCCGATGCACCATCAGCAGCGAGCCGCCCCTGAGGTGTTCtcagtcctgcagcagcagccgacGTCTTTCTATCAGTCGGAGAACAACCAGCAGCTTCAACATCATCTGGCAAGTCAGAGGTCCTTCCAGAACCCTCAAGCTCACTGGCAACAGCAACCCAGAGGCCAGATGCCAAGACCCGCCCAGCCGGGTCTGGTTTTTGGAAGTTCGGCGTACGCCCAGTTTGGTCAGCTTCCTCCGGAACTGTCTGAGCTGGCGCAGAGTCCGCAGGTGCAGGCGGGTCTTGGCTCCGGAGGGGCGTATCGTCTGGATGATGCGGAGGCCGACCTGGTTGGCCAGTCCAGACCGGCAGCCAGTTACAGCAGGAGTTCCAACATCGGAACTCATCGGTTTGGTCAGCCTCGGCAATTCAACCGCAACCAGTCCAAAGCGGCATATTACCCCATGGAGGTTACTGAGGCCACAATGACCCCAACCGAGGGCCTTCCGCTCTCCCCGGATCACCAGTATTACAACCAGGCTCGACGTCCACTCAGTGCACACCCCACTTCTGCGCCTGCTCCGGCGCCACGTCCTCTCATTCACTCCCAAAGCCACAGTGTGCAGTTCTCCAGTTCCACCAGTAGCAATAACCTCCCCAGTGGACAGCAGTCGGCCCGAGGCCCTGGCTTCAGGACgtctgcttcaacccagcacaTGGATCTACCTCCTGATCTGGGTGGACCTCCTGGTTACCATGAAGATCTTTTGGAGATGGTTGGCGGTGGGACCTTCCCAGGAGAGGGGGGTCGTTCAACTCGAAACACCCCCTTCATGGGAGTCATGGACAAGTCAGTGAGGGTGCAGCAGCAGTACCCCCAACAACCTCCCCCCAGCTCCTCCACTCTCAGTCCCTCTCGCTCCTGGGCTGTGTCCTCTGTGGATACCGTCATCACCTCTCCCACCAAGACCCCCACCACCCAGCCACTGCCGTACTCCATCGCCTACCAcaaccacagcaacaacaacgcACACAATGGCCACCAGTACCACGACAACCAGCGCCACTTCTACGATGTCATGCCAGGCACCCGTCCTCTGGGCGACACCTCAATGAAGGTTGCGAGTCAGAATCCGTCCTTCTTTGACGTGAAGCTGGCCAGAACACTGCCGGTCATCCACAGCTACTCGGACAGAGCGAACGACAGAAAGACGGGCCCTACCTCTCCTGTCAAACCAAAAAGACCATTTGTGGAGTCTAACGTCTAG
- the tanc2a gene encoding protein TANC2 isoform X1, with translation MDCTAAVLKACARSRSMWQGSQPSRRPCCCCGSREVMASGAVRHASSLLRGLLFYACCCSSHEESSDLRRDWVDFPADAVKRPGSGRRAEGEEEELGPPPTVDEAADALMTRLGFLLGEKVVSGEPESVYHGQAQRISPSSSLASSGASPCSTLQPPADGDGNNHNKLVSNRASVTSPSSTLESRDSGIIATLTSYSADSAVEREESAKRPGEGSQGGSLNVWRSSGRPVVASSSSASMVAAGSSGEGFRYRGEENMAASTYSLNKLHPDWGLDSARLSGSTHSIPLCLLPRPNSVAATSSAHLEDLAYLDEQARHIPSRTSLRMPRQNSGSRAQQENRVRFTPSLNLKPLHFEVPGLSSDWMFAGREWLFQEVDACLRGDNPSSNRGVVIVGNMGFGKTAIIARLVALSCHGSRMWPSTPASQTLPKHADSFSDSLARGEGQDAGGSCPGTPEMKRRQQEALRRLAAQVVSYHFCQADNCHSCLVPEFVHNMAATLSDSPQLVAYRDLLHRSPQLQSALSLRSCIQDPSAALERGILEPLEGLCRDRKIHVEGAGLILLIDGLNEAEFHRPDYGDTLTSFLSRNIQKFPPWLKVITTVRSTQQEITRSLPFHHVSLDQMEENSAIDQDLESYLMQRINSSAEIQSNMSLSNGRLDNMAIVKLVSHLKSLSRGSYLYLKLTLDLIEAGFLVLKSSSFKVVPVSLAEVYLLQLNMRFPTQSSFQRVLPLLNVSVASLHPLTDQQLFEVVNAGALSGGSMLWSEFVQRLEQLSSFLLRRSDGTRMLNHTSFREWLVWREDGQDDRFLCDPRSGHTLLAFWLCRQEGKLNRQQTLELGHHILKAHIYKGLSKKLGVSSSVLQGLWLSYSTESVSSALSSLRNLYTPNIKVSRLLIMGGADVDHRTDVLNSAPLLCVHAHLGHRDAVALLLDHGAQVDTRSHDGLTALGFAASAGHMEVVSMLIQHRAKVGHVDGSGRCVLVHVAQRGHLQVLRFLLKHTVEWNCTTCCGQRGVSRSQAVQQALIAAASAGHAEIVSYLLDRPEEEQREEERVEVNSPDSLWGETALTSAAGGGRLSVCRLLLENGGAVQQASKRGITPLFSAVKRGHWKVVELLLKHGADVNTMDQQGRTALMMAASEGHITTAQLLLDHGASLDRADREGLTALSWACLKGQLPLVQELVERGAATTHSDRSGRTPLDLAAFRGDPEVVQHLVDHGASVEHVDSSGMRPLDRAVGCRNTSAVIALLKKGAQIGPATWAMATSKPDILMVLLSKLIQEGDKLYKQGKVREAAQSYQSALQKFPGDELKTFRQLRVSVLLNLSRCRRKMNDFGLAEEFATKALELKAKSYEAFYARARAKRSRRQFHAALEDLIEASRLCPANREIQRLLARVKEECRQSGQQQDPSLHVCPQNQSYVESRSRDSACLQGQDREAHTEEEGEEEEDKLHEREVEMYPQSSESLDHPGGPMGSSLSPTHSYHHSSSPTHLPPSSLHQTSPPPSYQCYSPATSPMHHQQRAAPEVFSVLQQQPTSFYQSENNQQLQHHLASQRSFQNPQAHWQQQPRGQMPRPAQPGLVFGSSAYAQFGQLPPELSELAQSPQVQAGLGSGGAYRLDDAEADLVGQSRPAASYSRSSNIGTHRFGQPRQFNRNQSKAAYYPMEVTEATMTPTEGLPLSPDHQYYNQARRPLSAHPTSAPAPAPRPLIHSQSHSVQFSSSTSSNNLPSGQQSARGPGFRTSASTQHMDLPPDLGGPPGYHEDLLEMVGGGTFPGEGGRSTRNTPFMGVMDKSVRVQQQYPQQPPPSSSTLSPSRSWAVSSVDTVITSPTKTPTTQPLPYSIAYHNHSNNNAHNGHQYHDNQRHFYDVMPGTRPLGDTSMKVASQNPSFFDVKLARTLPVIHSYSDRANDRKTGPTSPVKPKRPFVESNV, from the exons gtgaggaggaggagttagGACCTCCACCCACGGTGGACGAGGCAGCCGACGCTCTCATGACCCGACTGGGTTTTCTGCTGGGAGAGAAGGTCGTGAGCGGAGAACCCGAGTCCGTGTACCATGGTCAGGCGCAg AGGatttctccatcctccagtctgGCCAGCAGCGGTGCCTCCCCTTGCTCCACACTGCAGCCCCCTGCTGACGGAGATGGGAACAACCACAACAAGCTTGTCTCCAACAGGGCCTCAGTCACCTCCCCCTCTTCAACCCTGGAGAGCCGGGACAGCGGCATCATCG CTACACTGACCAGCTACTCAGCTGACTCGGCAGTGGAGCGCGAGGAGAGCGCCAAGCGGCCTGGAGAGGGCTCTCAGGGCGGCAGCCTGAacgtgtggaggagcagcgggcGGCCCGTGGTGGCATCCAGCTCCTCCGCCTCCATGGTGGCAGCGGGAAGCTCCGGCGAAGGGTTCCGCTACAGAGGGGAGGAGAACATGGCTGCCTCCACCTACAGCCTCAACAAGCTCCACCCAGACTGGGGCCTCGACTCGGCCCGCTTGTCCGGCTCCACCCACTCCATCCCGCTCTGCCTCTTGCCCCGCCCAAACTCTGTTGCAG CCACCAGCTCGGCTCACTTGGAGGACCTGGCCTACCTGGATGAGCAGGCCAGACACATCCCCTCGAGGACGTCGCTCAGAATGCCCCGGCAGAATTCAGGGAGCCGCGCTCAGCAGGAGAACAGAG TTCGCTTCACGCCGTCCCTCAACCTGAAGCCGCTGCACTTCGAGGTTCCCGGCCTCTCGTCTGACTGGATGTTCGCCGGGAGGGAGTGGCTCTTCCAGGAGGTGGATGCCTGTCTCCGAGGCGACAACCCGTCGTCGAACCGGGGCGTGGTCATCGTCGGGAACATGGGCTTCGGCAAAACGGCCATCATCGCCCGGCTGGTGGCGCTCAGCTGTCACGGGAGCCGCATGTGGCCGAGCACTCCGGCGAGCCAGACCTTGCCGAAAC ATGCTGACTCGTTCTCCGATTCCCTGGCCAGAGGAGAGGGACAGGACGCAGGAGGAAGCTGTCCTGGGACtccagagatgaagaggaggcagcaggaggcgctgaggAGGCTCGCAGCTCAG GTGGTCTCCTACCACTTCTGCCAGGCCGATAACTGCCACTCATGTCTGGTTCCCGAGTTCGTCCACAACATGGCGGCGACGCTGAGCGACAGCCCTCAGCTGGTGGCGTACCGTGACCTCCTGCACCGCTCACCGCAGCTCCAGAGCGCGCTGAGTCTGCGCTCCTGCATCCAGGACCCCAGCGCCGCCCTGGAGAGGGGCATCCTGGAGCCTCTGGAGGGTCTCTGCCGGGACAGGAAGATTCACGTGGAGGGGGCGGGCCTTATTTTACTGATTGACGGGCTGAACGAGGCGGAGTTTCATCGGCCGGACTACGGCGACACGCTGACCTCCTTCCTGTCCAGGAACATCCAGAAGTTTCCACCGTGGCTGAAGGTCATCACCACTGTCAGGAGCACGCAGCAG GAGATCACTCGCTCGCTGCCCTTTCATCACGTCTCTTTGGACCAGATGGAGGAGAACAGTGCCATCGACCAGGACCTGGAG AGCTACCTGATGCAGCGCATCAACAGCAGCGCGGAGATTCAGAGCAACATGTCCCTCAGCAACGGTCGCCTGGACAACATGGCCATCGTGAAGCTGGTGAGCCACCTGAAGAGCCTGAGCCGAGGCTCCTACCTGTACCTGAAGCTCACCCTGGACCTGATCGAGGCCGGGTTCCTGGTGCTGAAGAGCTCCAGCTTCAAG GTCGTCCCCGTCAGTCTGGCCGAGGTTTACCTGCTGCAGCTCAACATGCGCTTCCCCACTCAGTCGTCCTTCCAAAGAGTTCTGCCGCTGCTCAACGTCAGCGTGGCGTCCCTGCACCCGCTGACCGACCAGCAG CTCTTTGAGGTGGTGAACGCCGGCGCTCTGAGCGGAGGGTCGATGCTGTGGAGCGAGTTCGTGCAGCGCCTGGAGCAGCTCTCTTCCTTCCTGCTGCGGCGCTCCGACGGCACCCGCATGCTCAACCACACCTCCTTCAGGGAGTGGCTGGTGTGGCGGGAGGACGGCCAGGACGACCGCTTCCTCTGCGACCCCCG GAGCGGACACACGCTGCTGGCCTTCTGGCTCTGCAGGCAGGAGGGGAAGCTGAACCGGCAGCAGACGCTGGAGCTCGGACATCACATCCTCAAGGCTCACATCTACAAG GGTCTCAGTAAGAAGCTGGGGGTCTCCTCATCCGTGCTGCAGGGGCTGTGGCTGTCCTACAGCACAGAGAGCGTGAGCAGCGCTCTGTCCTCTCTGAGGAACCTCTACACCCCGAACATCAAG GTGAGTCGTCTGCTCATCATGGGCGGCGCTGATGTGGATCACCGCACCGACGTCCTCAACAGCGCCCCGCTGCTGTGCGTCCACGCTCACCTGGGTCACCGGGACGCcgtggctctgctgctggaccACGGGGCTCAG GTGGACaccaggtcacatgacggccTGACCGCGCTGGGATTCGCCGCCTCGGCCGGACACATGGAGGTGGTCAGCATGCTGATTCAGCACAGAGCGAAG GTGGGTCACGTGGATGGTTCGGGCCGGTGTGTTTTGGTGCACGTGGCTCAGCGGGGCCACCTGCAGGTGCTGCGCTTCCTGCTGAAGCACACCGTGGAGTGGAACTGCACCACCTGCTGCGGCCAGAGGGGGGTGAGCCGGAGCCAGGCAGTGCAGCAGGCCCTGATCGCTGCAGCCAGTGCGGGACACGCTGAG ATTGTTTCATATCTGCTGGATCGTCCTGAGGAAGAGCAGCGAGAGGAAGAGCGAGTGGAGGTCAACAGTCCGGACAGTCTGTGGGGGGAGACAG CGCTGACGTCGGCAGCAGGAGGCGGGCGCTTGTCGGTCTGCAGGCTCCTCCTGGAGAACGGAGGTGCTGTCCAGCAAGCCAGCAAACGAGGCATCACGCCGCTGTTCAGTGCTGTGAAACGAGGTCACTGGAAG gtggtggagctgctgctcaaaCACGGAGCGGACGTCAACACGATGGATCAGCAGGGTCGAACTGCTCTGATGATGGCAGCATCCGAGGGTCACATCACCAcggctcagctgctgctggatcaCG GAGCTTCACTGGACCGGGCCGACCGGGAGGGTCTGACTGCTCTGAGCTGGGCCTGTCTGAAGGGTCAGCTGCCGctggttcaggagctggtggagaGGGGAGCTGCCACCACGCACTCGGACCGCAGCGGCCGGACTCCTCTGGACCTGGCTGCCTTCAGAGGAGATCCAGAAGTG GTGCAGCACCTGGTTGACCACGGCGCCTCTGTGGAGCATGTGGACTCCAGCGGGATGAGACCTCTGGACCGGGCTGTGGGCTGCAGGAACACCTCCGCTGTCATTGCGCTGCTCAAGAAGGGAGCGCAGATCG GACCAGCCACCTGGGCCATGGCCACCTCCAAACCTGACATTTTGATGGTTCTTCTGAGCAAACTGATCCAGGAAGGAGACAAACTGTACAAG CAAGGGAAGGTGCGAGAGGCAGCTCAGTCCTATCAGTCAGCGCTGCAGAAGTTCCCTGGAGACGAGCTGAAGACCTTCAGGCAGCTGAGAGTGTCGGTGCTGCTCAACCTGTCGCGCTGCCGTCGCAAGATGAAC GACTTCGGCCTCGCTGAGGAGTTTGCCACTAAAGCGCTGGAGCTAAAAGCGAAATCGTACGAAGCGTTCTACGCCAGAGCACGAGCCAAACGTAGCCGCAG ACAGTTCCATGCAGCGCTGGAGGACCTGATTGAGGCCAGTCGTCTTTGTCCTGCCAACCGGGAAATCCAGAGGCTGCTGGCACGGGTCAAGGAGGAGTGTCGTCAGTCGGGCCAACAGCAGGACCCGTCGCTTCACGTCTGTCCACAGAATCAGTCTTACGTCGAGTCCAGAAGCCGTGACTCCGCATGCTTGCAGGGCCAAGACCGGGAAGCCCACACtgaggaagagggggaggaggaggaagacaagctGCATGAGAGGGAAGTGGAGATGTATCCCCAAAGCTCGGAATCGCTGGATCATCCTGGTGGACCGATGGGGTCTTCGCTGTCCCCGACTCACTCATATCATCACTCCTCCAGTCCCACCCACCTCCCGCCATCTAGTCTCCATCAGACTTCTCCTCCGCCCTCCTACCAGTGCTACAGTCCTGCAACATCCCCGATGCACCATCAGCAGCGAGCCGCCCCTGAGGTGTTCtcagtcctgcagcagcagccgacGTCTTTCTATCAGTCGGAGAACAACCAGCAGCTTCAACATCATCTGGCAAGTCAGAGGTCCTTCCAGAACCCTCAAGCTCACTGGCAACAGCAACCCAGAGGCCAGATGCCAAGACCCGCCCAGCCGGGTCTGGTTTTTGGAAGTTCGGCGTACGCCCAGTTTGGTCAGCTTCCTCCGGAACTGTCTGAGCTGGCGCAGAGTCCGCAGGTGCAGGCGGGTCTTGGCTCCGGAGGGGCGTATCGTCTGGATGATGCGGAGGCCGACCTGGTTGGCCAGTCCAGACCGGCAGCCAGTTACAGCAGGAGTTCCAACATCGGAACTCATCGGTTTGGTCAGCCTCGGCAATTCAACCGCAACCAGTCCAAAGCGGCATATTACCCCATGGAGGTTACTGAGGCCACAATGACCCCAACCGAGGGCCTTCCGCTCTCCCCGGATCACCAGTATTACAACCAGGCTCGACGTCCACTCAGTGCACACCCCACTTCTGCGCCTGCTCCGGCGCCACGTCCTCTCATTCACTCCCAAAGCCACAGTGTGCAGTTCTCCAGTTCCACCAGTAGCAATAACCTCCCCAGTGGACAGCAGTCGGCCCGAGGCCCTGGCTTCAGGACgtctgcttcaacccagcacaTGGATCTACCTCCTGATCTGGGTGGACCTCCTGGTTACCATGAAGATCTTTTGGAGATGGTTGGCGGTGGGACCTTCCCAGGAGAGGGGGGTCGTTCAACTCGAAACACCCCCTTCATGGGAGTCATGGACAAGTCAGTGAGGGTGCAGCAGCAGTACCCCCAACAACCTCCCCCCAGCTCCTCCACTCTCAGTCCCTCTCGCTCCTGGGCTGTGTCCTCTGTGGATACCGTCATCACCTCTCCCACCAAGACCCCCACCACCCAGCCACTGCCGTACTCCATCGCCTACCAcaaccacagcaacaacaacgcACACAATGGCCACCAGTACCACGACAACCAGCGCCACTTCTACGATGTCATGCCAGGCACCCGTCCTCTGGGCGACACCTCAATGAAGGTTGCGAGTCAGAATCCGTCCTTCTTTGACGTGAAGCTGGCCAGAACACTGCCGGTCATCCACAGCTACTCGGACAGAGCGAACGACAGAAAGACGGGCCCTACCTCTCCTGTCAAACCAAAAAGACCATTTGTGGAGTCTAACGTCTAG